One genomic segment of Manis pentadactyla isolate mManPen7 chromosome 1, mManPen7.hap1, whole genome shotgun sequence includes these proteins:
- the LOC118908210 gene encoding serine protease 44-like: MAPAGVALRSGSLGLLVWLLLLPRRLSEARAGGTAPPSPPLAPLGGRPRGPRAPGCGHRSMRIVGGMPAAEKKWPWQVSLQINNQHICGGSLIARQWVLTAAHCISGDVEYTVKMGDTHVKHTSRMAVKVPVRDIVVHKYYNPIGSIQNDIALALLDFPVNYSSHIQPVCIPEKAFMVQAGTKCWVTGWGKLDEKAPTQLQEAEQNIIRYEECNELLKKELANDNDIVRKGVVCGYSTQGKDSCQGDSGGPLVCDFNSTWVQVGIVSWGIGCGRRGYPGVYTEVSFYKDWLIDHVTQASSQDSAGFFILSLCLLLLGILVTP, translated from the exons ATGGCGCCCGCGGGCGTCGCCCTCCGCAGTGGTTCCCTGGGCCTCCTCGTCTGGCTCCTGCTCCTCCCGCGCCGCCTCAGCGAGGCTCGGGCGGGCGGGACGGCACCGCCCTCACCCCCCCTGGCACCCCTCGGGGGGCGGCCGCGAGGACCCAGGG CTCCAGGATGTGGCCACAGGTCTATGAGGATAGTTGGTGGAATGCCAGCCGCAGAGAAGAAGTGGCCCTGGCAGGTCAGCCTGCAGATCAATAATCAGCACATATGTGGAGGCTCTCTCATCGCGCGTCAGTGGGTGCTGACTGCCGCCCACTGCATATCTGG GGATGTGGAATACACAGTGAAGATGGGAGACACACATGTGAAGCACACCTCCAGAATGGCAGTCAAGGTTCCAGTCCGCGACATCGTTGTTCATAAATACTATAATCCCATTGGGTCAATCCAAAATGACATTGCCCTCGCCCTGCTCGACTTCCCTGTGAATTACTCCTCACACATCCAGCCTGTGTGCATTCCTGAAAAGGCTTTCATGGTGCAAGCTGGTACAAAGTGCTGGGTGACTGGATGGGGAAAACTGGACGAAAAAG CACCAACACAGCTTCAGGAGGCTGAGCAAAACATTATTCGCTATGAGGAATGTAATGAATTGCTCAAGAAAGAGTTGGCAAATGACAATGACATAGTCAGGAAAGGGGTTGTCTGTGGTTACAGCACTCAAGGAAAAGATTCCTGCCAG GGAGATTCTGGGGGCCCCCTAGTCTGCGACTTTAATAGCACATGGGTCCAGGTGGGGATTGTGAGCTGGGGCATTGGCTGTGGTCGCAGAGGATATCCTGGAGTTTACACAGAAGTCAGTTTCTACAAGGACTGGCTCATTGATCATGTGACTCAGGCTTCTTCTCAGGACTCAGCTGGCTTCTTCATCCTCTCCCTGTGTCTGCTGCTCCTGGGCATCCTGGTGACCCCCTGA
- the LOC118908211 gene encoding sperm-associated antigen 1-like, with amino-acid sequence MQTLTSRIHFAQRPRSRQEPRAVGNIQKKLAGKGEGGKRPERGAPRRARAPGTGTDNQGRVRASATAGRALGHQDCGSDAGDPAAARAPPGTAPGRCVPPA; translated from the coding sequence ATGCAAACGCTCACTTCCCGCATCCACTTCGCACAGAGGCCCCGGAGCCGGCAGGAGCCGCGCGCCGTGGGCAACATCCAGAAGAAGCTGGCAGGCAAAGGCGAGGGCGGCAAGCGGCCGGAGCGGGGCGCGCCGCGGCGGGCTCGGGCGCCAGGGACCGGCACGGACAACCAGGGCCGGGTGCGGGCCTCGGCGACGGCGGGCAGGGCTCTCGGGCACCAGGACTGCGGGAGCGACGCCGGGGACCCCGCTGCAGCCCGCGCGCCCCCCGGCACGGCACCCGGCCGCTGTGTCCCGCCAGCCTGA